The Gordonia iterans DNA window GGACGACCTCCTCGCACTCCCCCGCCTGCAGGCAGTCGAATGCGGCGGGGAGGCATTCGCGCGCCGGCTGCGCGACGCCCACCGCCTCGCGGTCTGACCCCCGGTGACTCCCCGCGCGGCGCGGCCGCGGCGGGTCAGGTGCGCGCCGCGGCGAAGATGCCGGCAAGGTCGTCCAGGGTGAGGCTCTCGAGCGTGTCGCGGAACACCCGCCGGGCGGCCGGGCGCACGGGAATCTGCGACGGCACGACGAGGTGGGGGATGCCGGCTGCGTGAGCGGCGGTTGCCCCGGTCGGCGAGTCTTCGATCGCCAGACAGGCGTGCGGGTGTTCCCCGGCCAACTCGGCGGCCCGCAGATAGATGTCGGGAGCAGGCTTGCCTGCCGCTACCTCGTCGCCGCACACCGTGGCCGCGAACCGCTCCCGGCCGAGGGTGGCGATCGCGATGTCAGCGACCTCCCGCTGGGTGTTGGTCACCAGGAGCATCGGAATCTCCGCGGCCCCGACCAGGTCGAGGCACTCCCGCGCCCCGGGTCGCCACGGCAACTCGCTGTCGAACAACTCCACCACGAGGCCGATCATCCAGGCCTCGACGGCCTCGAAATCGCGGCCGGACTCCGGGACCTGAGCCGCGTCGAACACTTTGGTGAGGGCGTCGACGGTGCTGTTGCCCAGCGTGGCCTGCCGCAGCTGCTCGGTCATCTCGACGCCGTGCCGATGGGCCAATTGCTCCATGGCGACGTCCCAGATCGGCTCGGTGTCGAGCAGGGTGCCATCCATGTCCCACAGGACGGCTGCGGGCAAGCGTGCGGCGCTCACGACGACGCGGGTTTCGGCGCCGCGCCGGCGGCGGCGGGATCCGGGGCGTCCGGAGGCGCACCGAGGCGGCCGAGCGCGAAGGCCGCCACGAACATGACGACCAGTGCGGCGATCACGATCGCGTCGCCGACATGTCCCACCTTCAGGTGCTCCCCGTAGATAGTCAGGCCCAGAACCATCGCCACCACCGGCTTGAGCACGGTCACTGTCGGAAGGCTGGTCTGGACGTCGCCGGCCTGGTAGCTCGACTGCTGCCACAGGGTGCCGAGGGTGGCGGTGATCGCCATCGCCCAGAACTCCCAGCTCGCCAGCCCGCCGAGGAGGCCGTGGGCGAAGCCGTCGATGCCCGTCTTGGTGAACGGTGCCGAGTAGCCCAGCAGCAGCCCCGCGGCCACGGCAAGGGTCA harbors:
- a CDS encoding HAD family hydrolase, translated to MSAARLPAAVLWDMDGTLLDTEPIWDVAMEQLAHRHGVEMTEQLRQATLGNSTVDALTKVFDAAQVPESGRDFEAVEAWMIGLVVELFDSELPWRPGARECLDLVGAAEIPMLLVTNTQREVADIAIATLGRERFAATVCGDEVAAGKPAPDIYLRAAELAGEHPHACLAIEDSPTGATAAHAAGIPHLVVPSQIPVRPAARRVFRDTLESLTLDDLAGIFAAART